The Phocoena sinus isolate mPhoSin1 chromosome 17, mPhoSin1.pri, whole genome shotgun sequence genome contains a region encoding:
- the RRS1 gene encoding ribosome biogenesis regulatory protein homolog — MEGQSVEELLAKAERDEAEKLQRITVHKELELEFDLGNLLASDRNPPTGLRHAGPTQEAELRALARDNTQLLINQLWQLPTDRVEEALVARLPEPTTRLPREKPVPRPRPLTRWQQFARLKGIRPKKKTNLVWDEGSGQWRRRWGYQRAHDDTKEWLIEVPGNADPMEDQFAKRIQAKKERVAKNELNRLRNLARAHKLRLPSAAGMHPTGHQSKEELGRAVQVARVSTASVGRFQERLPKEKAPRGSGKKRKFQPLFGDFAAEKNSQLEMLRIMNSKKPQLDVTRATNKQMREEDQEEAAKRRKMSQKGKRKGGRQGPGGKRKGGPPSQGGKRKGGPPSQGGKRKGGLGGKMNSGRPGLSGKRKGGQHQGGKRRK, encoded by the coding sequence ATGGAGGGTCAGAGCGTGGAGGAGCTGCTGGCAAAGGCGGAGCGGGACGAGGCAGAGAAGCTGCAGCGCATCACGGTGCACAAGGAACTGGAGCTGGAGTTCGACCTGGGTAACCTGCTGGCCTCGGACCGGAACCCTCCGACCGggctgcggcacgcgggacccaCGCAGGAGGCCGAGCTGCGGGCCCTGGCGCGGGACAACACGCAGCTGCTCATCAACCAGCTGTGGCAGCTGCCCACCGATCGTGTGGAGGAGGCGCTGGTGGCGCGGCTGCCGGAGCCCACCACTCGTCTGCCGCGCGAGAAGCCTGTGCCCCGGCCGCGGCCGCTTACACGCTGGCAGCAGTTTGCGCGCCTCAAGGGCATCCGTCCCAAGAAGAAGACCAATCTGGTGTGGGACGAGGGGAGCGGCCAGTGGCGCCGCCGCTGGGGCTACCAGCGGGCCCACGACGACACCAAGGAATGGTTGATCGAGGTGCCCGGGAATGCCGACCCCATGGAGGACCAGTTCGCCAAGCGGATTCAGGCTAAGAAGGAACGGGTGGCCAAGAACGAGCTGAACCGGCTGCGTAACCTGGCCCGCGCGCACAAGTTGCGGCTGCCCAGCGCGGCCGGCATGCACCCTACCGGACACCAGAGTAAGGAGGAGCTTGGCCGCGCCGTGCAGGTGGCCAGGGTCTCCACCGCCTCTGTGGGGCGCTTCCAGGAGCGCCTGCCCAAGGAGAAGGCGCCCCGGGGCTctggaaagaagaggaagtttCAGCCTCTTTTCGGGGACTTTGCAGCCGAGAAAAATAGCCAGTTGGAGATGCTGCGAATAATGAACAGCAAGAAGCCTCAGTTGGACGTTACGAGGGCCACCAATAAGCAGATGAGGGAGGAGGACCAGGAAGAGGCGGctaagaggaggaaaatgagtcAGAAGGGCAAGAGAAAGGGGGGCCGACAGGGTCCCGGGGGTAAGAGGAAAGGGGGCCCGCCCAGccaaggagggaagaggaaagggggcCCGCCCAGccaaggagggaagaggaaagggggctTGGGAGGCAAGATGAATTCCGGGCGGCCTGGCTTGAGTGGCAAGAGAAAAGGAGGGCAACaccaaggaggaaagaggaggaagtaa